From a single Anaerolineales bacterium genomic region:
- a CDS encoding GAF domain-containing protein, translating into MILGLGITLFIAGLVMIALVWLALRMFPRPAALQANAGPLAFSDDTRSSKDAILILQPGGRVEYISDQARSFFKLRENEPYDLERLARHVRPSDDFLDLCATPGSKRVSIGGKLVEIASYEVPGTYPMMLVALRGKDIASAMEPRNGASNEILRVATEFSQGIAASLDLDTTVRSILDNVSRLVPSDVLELKLWSKERQSLVPYRFQQSSSGRVVTASLSQFGSLTDQLVIRQTPMLLENIRSQPEIASLGELLPIQSYLGIPLMSGGELVGTLEAGQMNSGAFGQYDLDLLVLISGQAAVAIRNAKLYEDEQKRVSELTGLANLNQSLGSVRDVQDIFSRLVESVAPLFAVEIVGFLLYDEDKRVLEGKIPFHGMPPHVVEIYRSSITANSLAEQVILSQKPIITLNAMNDEKWRALGLMDVATAASLRDNALIPLLSSGRMLGYFQVGHHTRGISSFTEEEVRLMNIVANQAAAIIENILLVQQSRARAQRADALRRIASLSSSTATLEEILKYSVQELSHLFQVDAGAIFLLDETRGVLRLSRESAFGVPDEISNSFIQIFVDDPSYRYTVSGSQKPFLSGRLSVDRRVLPAYRPLATALRMESAVVVPLVVRERSIGELMLGSYKADHFNSYDLQVVLTAAGQIASAVESAGLLTQTDDSLRRRVDQLFALTQVSRELGASLDVKHIIQAVHDEGLRIMQADCASVILFEQSKEASSHKIQMAVGCERQRELTSLEQTALKKGEAHIVSDFLQDAVLPPHEGVRSALIIPILHQTQTFGLISMHSARAGFFTHGMAEMLQMLALQAGISLNNAQRYQNEKLRSELVRRRSDTLMRLSDVSYSLGHDQPLDQALQIIARGIRDSSPFRVVLMSIVEPETDLLRRVTAVGVSQEMLTELLARKQPLASVQQLMRPEFKVSRSYFIPANRAPVIPPDLHLVTLDVSAATTQNSNAWNPEDLLLVPLENSEGQTVGLISLDDPSNGLRPDKAAIETVEVFASQAALLLSNILRQSDLRTRIDSLSSAIDRQQKLLDMTQDDLPILLRKDLEQTISLHDLDRRAQRVRAGLAITESVSRQLDASSALFALGRETLTQLGMAVALVAENTPDGPRLLHVMGSLPRSTNVEALFGQRNPLRACLQTGVPVLIPSLDEDDEWRDASMLSALRVKSVICLPVLVESKPVAAMLAASPEPMSSFTDEDRQVYTQISRQTSLILQNISLLNQTRRRLDEVNLLLDFSRQLSGMDADATIKSLLDSARRVIHQAHAGMVLVWNPKTEMLTPRTVSGYADNASMMKISYNAGEALPGTTFVNGKSRRVDEINFARDYNLSAENLTLYRQATGGRLPVSCILIPIVTSDQNLGLLILDNFNATAAFRAEDEALLLSLAQQIALSLENLRLVQATQERAGQLQALNDVSASLTSSLRSDQLISSLLDQFSSIISYDTATLWLREKDRLKVASARGFSDSERRLGLSVAVADSALFKEMAQTGQPILVKDVREDPRFPAVEAPRLSWLGIPLISKGELVGVLAVEKWQANYYTREQVQVGLTFASQAAVSLDNAHLYEDSVKRATELDLRSQRLTALNRFASALTGSLDTDQILNLTAEELLISLSARRVSAVTFERGQAYWKMTAPRSRVKLPRTLLDAPIFSRLSESLGIFNTDDVHNEPDLAPLMDMLGQDASALLILPLTSGQTLTTLLFVQATGDSRFGINDLEVARTITNQATIALENARLYQSSVRTAERFAILNETSSLVSASLNPDEVYVSVHKAVERLVPLDTVVITLFDEARNEIEPVYLYERGKRFSSQRVPFGKGLSSDVIKTGKPVLVSNTVQVNRMNAMQFGEESDEIQSVVAVPMILGNKALGMLSAQSYQAGVYTQEDVQILGTLANQAIVAIQNGRLFAETQKLASELERRVIERTAQLQREQQSTEILLRVLTEASASLDLDRTLNRTLSLLNEAIGAEQGTILLVNAEDNLLHYRAGYGYLSDRSNPGRRGFTLKIGEGLAGWVVKNREAVLVNDLHQDPRWVRSTVAGQDHRSAIATPMMVGEDVIGVLMVFQRAANFFSADMLNLVKAIAGQVSVAINNAHLYELIRDQAERLGVMLRKEQEEASRSQAILEAVADGVLVTSLDNRITFINSSAANILGLDESRLLGKSLDGSGILFGKAAGTWTETIRRWSEDPSSYQPGDTYAEQLELENGRIALVHLAPVILHKDFLGTVSIFRDITHEVEVDRLKSEFVATVSHELRTPMTAIKGYVDILMMGAAGALNENQAHFLSVVRNNIERLNTLVGDLLDISRIEAGRIILAQLPVNLYEIAEDVIAETLRRSQTENKPMALSLDAPKNLPLVIGDSERVRQILSNLVNNSFNYTPDNGTIRVSIHQVNGEVQVDVEDNGVGIAPEDRERVFDRFFRGEHPLVLATPGTGLGLPIVRQLVEMQNGRIWMKSSGITGEGSMFSFTLPIRK; encoded by the coding sequence ATGATTCTCGGGCTGGGCATTACGCTGTTCATTGCAGGACTGGTGATGATTGCACTGGTCTGGTTGGCGTTGCGCATGTTTCCGCGTCCTGCGGCGTTGCAGGCAAATGCAGGTCCGCTTGCTTTTTCGGATGATACCCGTTCATCAAAAGATGCAATCCTAATTCTTCAGCCTGGCGGCAGGGTGGAATATATCAGTGACCAGGCAAGGTCATTTTTTAAACTGCGTGAGAATGAACCGTACGACCTTGAGCGCCTTGCCCGTCATGTGCGCCCCTCAGATGACTTTTTAGACCTGTGCGCTACTCCCGGTTCCAAGCGTGTTTCCATCGGCGGAAAGTTGGTGGAAATTGCGTCTTATGAGGTGCCGGGCACCTACCCGATGATGCTCGTTGCCCTGCGCGGCAAGGATATTGCATCCGCAATGGAACCTCGCAACGGCGCATCGAATGAGATCCTGCGTGTGGCGACCGAATTCAGCCAGGGCATTGCTGCCAGTCTCGATCTTGATACGACCGTGCGTTCCATCCTGGATAATGTCAGCCGCCTTGTACCTTCGGATGTGCTCGAACTAAAATTATGGAGCAAGGAACGCCAATCGCTGGTTCCGTATCGGTTTCAGCAATCATCATCCGGGCGGGTGGTCACTGCCTCGCTTTCCCAGTTCGGCAGCCTGACGGATCAACTTGTCATCCGCCAAACGCCCATGCTGCTCGAGAACATTCGCTCACAGCCTGAGATCGCATCGCTCGGCGAATTGCTTCCCATCCAATCCTATTTGGGCATTCCGTTGATGTCAGGTGGCGAACTGGTCGGTACGCTGGAGGCGGGGCAGATGAACAGCGGGGCATTTGGTCAATACGATCTCGACCTGTTGGTCTTGATCTCGGGTCAGGCAGCTGTCGCGATCCGCAACGCGAAGTTATACGAAGACGAACAAAAACGCGTTTCCGAACTCACCGGGCTGGCAAATCTCAACCAGTCACTGGGATCGGTGCGTGATGTGCAGGATATTTTTTCCCGCCTGGTTGAGAGTGTGGCGCCTCTATTCGCCGTCGAGATCGTCGGGTTTTTGTTATATGACGAAGATAAGCGCGTACTGGAGGGGAAGATCCCATTTCACGGCATGCCGCCCCACGTTGTTGAGATCTACCGTTCCAGCATTACGGCGAACAGCCTCGCCGAACAGGTGATTCTGAGTCAGAAGCCCATTATCACGCTGAACGCCATGAACGATGAAAAGTGGCGCGCGCTCGGGTTGATGGATGTGGCGACTGCGGCAAGCCTGCGTGACAACGCGCTTATCCCGCTTCTCTCCTCGGGACGCATGCTCGGCTATTTCCAGGTCGGGCACCATACCCGAGGCATCTCATCCTTTACTGAGGAGGAAGTACGCTTGATGAATATCGTGGCGAATCAAGCCGCCGCGATCATCGAAAACATCCTGTTGGTCCAGCAATCCCGTGCCCGTGCACAGCGCGCAGATGCCCTGCGCCGTATTGCCAGCCTTTCGTCATCAACCGCCACGCTCGAAGAGATACTCAAATACTCCGTGCAGGAACTCTCTCATCTCTTTCAAGTGGATGCGGGGGCGATCTTCCTGCTGGATGAAACCCGCGGAGTTTTGCGGTTGAGTCGTGAATCTGCATTCGGCGTTCCAGATGAGATCAGCAATTCCTTCATCCAAATCTTCGTGGATGACCCCAGCTACCGTTATACGGTTTCCGGCAGCCAAAAGCCATTCCTCTCCGGGCGTCTGAGTGTGGATAGACGCGTCCTGCCTGCGTACCGTCCGCTGGCAACGGCGCTGCGGATGGAATCTGCGGTGGTGGTGCCTCTTGTGGTGCGTGAGCGCAGCATCGGCGAATTGATGCTCGGAAGCTACAAAGCCGATCATTTCAACTCCTACGACCTTCAAGTCGTTTTAACCGCGGCGGGACAAATCGCATCCGCTGTTGAGTCTGCCGGCTTGCTCACGCAAACGGACGATTCCCTGCGCCGCCGTGTGGACCAACTCTTTGCGCTGACGCAAGTCAGCAGGGAATTGGGGGCATCGCTGGATGTTAAACATATCATTCAGGCCGTGCATGATGAGGGACTGCGGATCATGCAGGCGGATTGCGCGTCTGTGATCCTGTTCGAGCAGAGCAAGGAAGCATCGTCCCATAAAATTCAGATGGCGGTCGGTTGTGAACGTCAGCGTGAATTAACTTCACTTGAGCAAACAGCTTTGAAGAAGGGCGAAGCACATATTGTCTCCGACTTTTTGCAGGATGCTGTCCTTCCGCCGCATGAGGGGGTTCGCTCGGCGCTGATCATTCCGATCCTGCATCAAACTCAAACATTTGGCTTGATCAGTATGCATTCGGCGCGTGCCGGTTTCTTTACGCATGGCATGGCGGAGATGTTGCAAATGCTGGCATTGCAGGCAGGGATTTCCTTGAACAATGCCCAGCGGTACCAAAATGAAAAACTGCGCAGCGAGTTGGTGCGCCGGCGTTCGGACACATTGATGCGCCTGTCTGATGTGAGTTACAGCCTGGGACATGACCAGCCGCTCGATCAGGCTCTGCAGATCATCGCGCGAGGCATTCGAGATTCGTCGCCCTTCCGTGTGGTGTTGATGAGCATCGTCGAACCGGAGACGGATCTGCTGCGCCGTGTTACGGCTGTTGGCGTCTCGCAGGAAATGTTGACTGAGCTGCTTGCCCGCAAACAGCCGCTTGCCAGTGTGCAGCAGTTGATGCGTCCTGAATTCAAGGTCAGTCGTTCCTATTTTATTCCGGCGAATCGCGCGCCGGTGATCCCGCCGGATCTGCATTTGGTCACGTTGGATGTGTCGGCGGCGACGACTCAAAATTCCAATGCGTGGAATCCGGAAGATCTCCTGCTCGTTCCGCTTGAGAATTCGGAAGGACAGACCGTTGGCTTGATCAGCCTCGATGACCCGTCGAACGGTCTCCGTCCGGATAAGGCGGCGATCGAAACCGTGGAGGTATTTGCCTCGCAGGCGGCGCTGTTGTTGAGCAACATCCTGCGCCAGAGTGACTTGCGCACCCGCATCGATTCGCTCTCTTCCGCCATTGACCGCCAGCAGAAATTGTTGGATATGACGCAGGACGACCTGCCGATCCTGCTTCGCAAGGATCTTGAACAGACGATCTCCCTGCATGATCTGGACCGCCGCGCGCAGCGTGTGCGGGCTGGATTGGCGATCACCGAATCCGTCAGCCGTCAGTTGGACGCTTCCTCCGCGCTTTTTGCACTTGGGCGCGAGACTCTCACACAACTTGGTATGGCGGTTGCACTTGTGGCGGAAAACACCCCCGATGGACCGCGCCTCCTGCATGTGATGGGCAGTCTGCCTCGCTCGACGAATGTGGAGGCGTTGTTCGGTCAGCGCAATCCCTTGCGGGCTTGTTTGCAGACCGGAGTGCCTGTTCTTATTCCCAGCCTGGATGAAGACGACGAGTGGCGTGACGCTTCGATGCTCTCCGCCCTGCGCGTGAAAAGCGTGATTTGTCTGCCTGTTCTGGTGGAAAGCAAGCCTGTGGCTGCGATGCTTGCCGCCAGCCCGGAACCCATGTCATCGTTTACGGATGAAGACCGTCAGGTGTACACGCAGATCTCGCGTCAAACTTCTCTGATCCTGCAGAACATTTCGCTGTTGAATCAGACCCGCCGCAGGTTGGACGAGGTGAATCTACTGCTCGATTTCAGCCGCCAGTTGTCGGGTATGGACGCGGATGCGACAATCAAGTCCCTGCTTGATAGCGCGCGTCGTGTGATCCATCAAGCACATGCGGGCATGGTGTTGGTGTGGAATCCAAAAACGGAAATGCTCACCCCGCGCACGGTCTCCGGCTATGCCGATAACGCCAGCATGATGAAGATCAGCTATAACGCAGGGGAGGCGCTGCCCGGCACAACGTTCGTCAACGGAAAATCGCGCCGCGTAGATGAGATCAATTTTGCGCGCGATTACAACCTAAGCGCGGAGAATCTGACCCTCTATCGCCAAGCAACCGGCGGGCGTTTGCCGGTCTCCTGCATCCTTATCCCCATTGTGACCAGTGACCAGAATCTGGGCTTGCTCATTTTGGATAACTTCAACGCGACTGCCGCATTCCGCGCGGAAGATGAAGCGTTGCTGCTCTCGCTCGCCCAGCAGATCGCTCTTTCGTTGGAGAACCTGCGGCTTGTTCAGGCGACGCAGGAACGTGCCGGTCAGTTACAAGCCTTGAACGATGTTTCCGCCTCGCTTACCTCCAGCCTGCGCAGTGACCAGTTGATCTCGTCCCTGCTCGATCAGTTTTCCTCGATCATTTCGTACGATACGGCAACACTCTGGCTCCGTGAAAAGGATCGCCTGAAGGTTGCCTCCGCGCGCGGATTTTCCGATTCCGAGCGCAGGCTTGGTTTGTCAGTTGCTGTTGCCGACAGCGCACTCTTCAAAGAAATGGCGCAAACCGGGCAGCCCATTCTGGTGAAAGATGTGCGTGAAGATCCGCGCTTTCCCGCTGTCGAAGCTCCGCGCCTTTCCTGGCTTGGCATCCCCTTGATCTCCAAAGGTGAATTGGTCGGCGTGCTGGCTGTGGAAAAATGGCAGGCGAATTATTACACCCGCGAACAAGTGCAAGTCGGTTTGACATTCGCCAGCCAGGCGGCGGTCTCGCTGGATAATGCCCACTTATATGAAGACAGCGTTAAGCGCGCGACAGAACTGGATCTGCGTTCCCAGCGTCTCACCGCGCTCAACCGCTTCGCATCTGCTTTGACCGGATCGCTCGATACTGATCAGATCCTGAACCTGACCGCCGAGGAACTGCTTATCAGTTTGAGCGCGCGGCGCGTCTCTGCCGTGACCTTTGAGCGGGGTCAGGCATATTGGAAGATGACCGCCCCCCGAAGCCGGGTTAAACTTCCACGCACCCTGCTGGATGCGCCAATTTTCAGCCGTCTCAGTGAGTCGTTGGGAATTTTCAACACAGATGATGTCCATAATGAACCCGATCTCGCGCCTCTCATGGACATGCTTGGTCAGGATGCCAGCGCATTGCTGATCCTCCCGCTCACGAGCGGACAGACCCTGACGACCCTTCTGTTCGTACAAGCGACTGGAGACAGCCGTTTTGGCATCAATGATCTGGAAGTGGCGCGCACGATTACCAATCAAGCCACCATCGCGCTGGAAAACGCCCGGTTATATCAATCATCTGTCCGCACGGCGGAGCGTTTCGCCATTCTTAACGAAACAAGCTCGCTGGTCAGCGCCAGCCTCAACCCCGATGAAGTATATGTTTCCGTACATAAAGCGGTGGAACGTCTTGTGCCGTTGGATACTGTGGTCATTACCTTGTTCGATGAAGCGCGGAATGAGATCGAACCGGTGTATCTGTATGAGCGCGGCAAACGCTTTTCCAGCCAACGTGTTCCGTTTGGCAAGGGATTGAGCAGCGACGTGATCAAGACCGGCAAGCCTGTTTTGGTGTCCAATACAGTTCAAGTGAACCGCATGAACGCCATGCAATTTGGCGAAGAATCCGATGAGATCCAATCCGTTGTAGCCGTTCCGATGATCCTGGGAAACAAGGCGCTTGGCATGTTGTCCGCGCAGAGTTATCAGGCAGGCGTGTACACCCAGGAGGATGTGCAGATCCTCGGCACGCTGGCAAATCAAGCCATCGTCGCCATCCAGAATGGACGTCTCTTTGCAGAGACGCAGAAACTCGCATCAGAACTTGAGCGGCGCGTTATCGAGCGTACTGCTCAGTTACAGCGTGAACAACAGAGTACGGAGATCCTTCTGCGGGTTCTTACTGAAGCATCTGCCAGCCTCGATCTTGACCGTACATTGAATCGCACGCTGTCACTGCTGAACGAAGCCATTGGCGCGGAGCAGGGAACGATCCTGCTTGTAAATGCGGAGGATAACCTCCTGCATTATCGCGCAGGGTACGGTTATCTGTCCGATCGCTCCAACCCGGGCCGCAGGGGCTTTACCCTGAAGATCGGGGAAGGTCTGGCTGGTTGGGTCGTCAAAAATCGTGAAGCGGTGCTTGTCAATGACCTGCATCAGGATCCACGCTGGGTGAGGAGCACAGTCGCCGGGCAGGACCATCGCAGTGCCATTGCCACGCCCATGATGGTGGGCGAGGACGTGATCGGTGTGTTGATGGTGTTCCAGCGTGCTGCGAACTTCTTCAGCGCTGACATGCTCAACCTCGTCAAAGCGATCGCCGGTCAGGTTTCCGTGGCGATCAACAACGCTCACCTGTATGAATTGATCCGTGATCAGGCGGAACGCCTCGGTGTGATGCTGCGCAAAGAGCAGGAGGAGGCAAGCCGCTCCCAAGCCATCCTTGAAGCGGTCGCGGATGGAGTTTTGGTCACCAGTTTGGATAACCGCATCACCTTCATCAATTCCTCCGCGGCGAACATTCTCGGTCTGGATGAATCTCGCCTGCTTGGCAAATCATTGGACGGCTCCGGCATCCTCTTCGGCAAAGCCGCAGGCACATGGACGGAAACCATCCGTCGTTGGTCGGAAGACCCGTCCTCATATCAGCCTGGTGACACATACGCTGAACAATTGGAGTTGGAGAATGGGCGGATCGCGCTCGTGCATCTCGCGCCGGTCATCCTTCATAAGGATTTCCTCGGGACGGTTTCGATCTTCCGTGATATCACCCACGAAGTGGAAGTGGACCGCCTTAAATCGGAATTTGTGGCAACGGTCAGTCATGAACTGCGCACTCCCATGACCGCCATCAAGGGATATGTTGATATTTTGATGATGGGCGCGGCGGGTGCATTGAACGAAAACCAGGCGCATTTCCTTTCTGTGGTGCGCAATAATATTGAACGCCTCAATACACTGGTCGGTGACCTGCTGGATATTTCACGCATCGAGGCGGGGCGCATCATCCTCGCACAACTTCCGGTCAACCTCTATGAGATTGCCGAAGATGTGATCGCCGAAACTCTGCGCCGATCCCAGACCGAGAACAAACCGATGGCACTCTCGCTGGATGCGCCGAAGAATCTGCCTCTCGTGATCGGTGACAGCGAGCGCGTGCGCCAGATCCTGAGCAACCTTGTCAACAACTCGTTCAATTACACTCCTGATAATGGAACCATCCGTGTCAGCATCCATCAGGTCAACGGCGAGGTGCAGGTGGATGTGGAAGATAATGGTGTTGGCATTGCGCCCGAAGATAGGGAACGGGTATTTGACCGCTTTTTCCGGGGCGAGCATCCGCTCGTCCTCGCCACCCCTGGTACCGGACTGGGCTTGCCCATTGTCCGCCAGTTGGTTGAAATGCAAAATGGACGCATCTGGATGAAAAGTTCGGGTATCACAGGCGAGGGCAGCATGTTCTCCTTCACCCTGCCCATCCGAAAATAA